From a single Mangifera indica cultivar Alphonso unplaced genomic scaffold, CATAS_Mindica_2.1 Un_0026, whole genome shotgun sequence genomic region:
- the LOC123206159 gene encoding protein SAWADEE HOMEODOMAIN HOMOLOG 2-like gives MGRPPSNGGPAFRFTQTEVMEMEGILQEHHNTMPSREILVALSEKFSESPERKGKIIVQMKQVWNWFQNRRYAVRAKTGKAPGKLNATPVPHEDPTPLRNVPQPVAAPIPALVPASMPASVPVSNAGRVASENTSMEFEAKSARDGAWYDVAAFLAHRKLESIEPEVQVRFAGFGPEEDEWVNIKKHVRQRSLPCEASECVAVLPGDLILCFQEGKDQALYFDAHVLDAQRRRHDVRGCRCRFLVRYDHDQSEEIVPLRKVCRRPETDYRLQQLHAMNDSGSADQQKSCVNLSTASAPRVVSSSAEIVQKQGEANIAPVATPVSVAIQSTTMEPKSTGGSSSINVSNPAFPSSAVSAAITTAAPGGPGGKI, from the exons ATGGGTCGACCCCCCAGCAATGGAGGCCCCGCCTTCCGCTTCACTCAGACTGAg GTCATGGAGATGGAAGGTATTTTGCAAGAACACCACAATACAATGCCATCTCGTGAAATTCTTGTAGCTCTTTCAGAGAAGTTCAG TGAGTCCCCAGAAAGGAAGGGAAAGATCATAGTGCAAATGAAGCAG GTTTGGAATTGGTTCCAAAATAGGCGGTATGCAGTAAGGGCAAAAACAGGTAAAGCTCCCGGAAAGTTAAATGCAACACCTGTGCCACATGAGGATCCTACTCCATTAAGGAATGTTCCTCAACCTGTAGCTGCTCCAATTCCTGCTTTAGTGCCTGCTTCGATGCCTGCTTCTGTGCCAGTTTCTAATGCAGGGAGAGTTGCATCAGAAAATACTTCTATGGAATTTGAAGCTAAATCTGCAAGGGATGGTGCATG GTACGATGTTGCAGCCTTTCTAGCCCATAGAAAGTTAGAGTCAATTGAACCG GAGGTACAGGTTAGGTTTGCTGGTTTTGGACCAGAGGAGGATGAATGGGTTAACATAAAAAAGCATGTCAGACAACGTTCTCTCCCATGTGAAGCATCTGAATGTGTTGCTGTTCTCCCTGGAGATCTCATACTCTGTTTTCAG GAAGGAAAAGATCAGGCTCTTTACTTTGACGCCCATGTACTTGATGCACAACGACGAAGGCATGATGTAAGAGGCTGCCGCTGTAGGTTTTTGGTGCGCTATGATCACGATCAGTCTGAG GAAATTGTGCCTCTCAGAAAAGTTTGCCGTCGGCCTGAAACTGATTATAGGTTGCAGCAACTTCACGCTATGAATGACTCAGGCTCTGCCGACCAGCAGAAAAGTTGTGTAAATCTTTCCACAGCCAGTGCTCCTAGAGTTGTAAGTTCATCTGCTGAAATTGTACAGAAGCAGGGCGAGGCAAATATAGCCCCGGTGGCTACCCCAGTATCTGTGGCCATCCAAAGTACAACAATGGAACCCAAAAGCACTGGAGGTAGCAGCAGTATTAATGTCAGCAACCCTGCTTTTCCATCTAGTGCTGTTAGTGCCGCCATTACAACTGCTGCTCCTGGTGGCCCTGGTGGAAAAAT ATGA